The Paracoccus sediminicola genome has a segment encoding these proteins:
- a CDS encoding site-specific DNA-methyltransferase produces the protein MPNVEKQRERLISLLKELFQLDQPDLDFGFYRIMHAKAGQVTKFLEEDLLGIIRDAFGEADGARVEQAKSAYEAARKQAEEFGAPDPDAAPKVKEAKAAWDAAKDSGSNEGDVYDHLYRFFERYYDNGDFMSRRYFARETDGKAAPYAVPYDGREVYLHWANRDQYYIKTSEYLTNFTFDPTQAKEFKDKHGALLEQKPLKVHCRIVSASEGEHNNVKASEQTERYFIIHEPEPVKIEVGDTGEPELVIQFQYRPDPEKTGQDGTWRKKRVVDAAKKVKELLHKLEGGDDYVTALMTPAPTEAEKDRTLLEKYLTHYTGRNSMDYFIHKDLGGFLRRELDFYIKNEVMRLDDIESGDVPRVEAYLAKVKVLRRIARHLIDFLAQLEDFQKRLWLKKKFVVDTHYCITLDRIAEEFYPEIAANDVQREQWVQLFAIDQLDNYSVPLTVEFLQENEKLLLDTALFEADFRDRVVSEIQDIDAEQIGQLLHSDNFQALRVLKEKLKSGVKCIYIDPPYNTDSSSIPYKNSYKHSSWATLMHDRLHAMKPLLPENGAIFVSIDKAERTVLEHAMDAVFGPENRIEELIWSMNTNNSQVPNYSTNHEYVLVYAKDKPTAEKDRNMFREPKPGYLEVMELIAALNADYPPISEIEEAIKKLYNDHKIAYREEIEAQGLDWEDLQKDDPWKGLFNYKNAEYRDADGKIVDESVARELQAQIWVFRESDLALPATKQAASTRDPKSPNYRFYSANHPITGKPVTMPKSGWKFPYDRAEDDTNRTTLKTLDEDGRIAWGDTEAKVPQIKRMLHEVETNVGKSIFVDYSDGEKQTSAMFGQSGIFLAPKHADFVSRFITHAAEKDSTILDCFGGSASTGHAVISLNRADHGSRKFCLVEMGEYFDTVTRPRMQKAIYASQWRDGKPLSNDGLSALFKYVRLESYEDALNNLTLLPGTDFKGAKGDFARDYMLRYWLDFETKGSPSLLNIEWFDDPTAYKLKIKKPGTDEYVEKSVDLVETFNWLIGLHVEHLDRWRGYDAAFKREVDPELPGDTNTRLMLDGALKETDDGAWRFRKVEGYTLRTPGDHNDRERALVVWRKLTGDLEQDNLMLDEWFRKYRLSAQDTEFDVMYVNGSNNLFNLRKDEETWKVRLIEEAFHQAMWDVEG, from the coding sequence ATGCCGAACGTCGAGAAACAACGAGAACGCTTGATCAGCCTGCTGAAGGAGCTGTTCCAGCTCGACCAGCCCGACCTGGACTTTGGCTTCTATCGCATCATGCATGCGAAGGCCGGCCAGGTGACGAAGTTTCTCGAGGAAGATTTGCTGGGCATCATCCGAGATGCTTTCGGCGAGGCGGACGGCGCCCGTGTCGAGCAGGCGAAATCCGCCTATGAGGCCGCGCGCAAGCAGGCCGAGGAATTCGGCGCACCCGATCCGGATGCCGCTCCGAAAGTGAAGGAAGCCAAGGCGGCCTGGGATGCGGCCAAGGACAGCGGCAGCAACGAAGGCGACGTCTACGATCACCTCTACCGCTTCTTCGAGCGCTATTACGACAACGGCGACTTCATGAGCCGCCGCTACTTCGCGCGCGAGACGGACGGCAAGGCCGCCCCCTATGCCGTCCCCTATGACGGGCGCGAGGTCTATCTGCACTGGGCCAACCGTGACCAGTACTACATCAAGACGTCCGAGTACCTGACCAACTTCACCTTCGATCCGACGCAGGCGAAGGAGTTCAAGGACAAGCACGGCGCGCTGTTAGAGCAGAAGCCGCTCAAGGTCCACTGCCGGATCGTCTCGGCGTCCGAAGGCGAGCACAACAACGTCAAGGCGTCCGAACAGACCGAACGCTACTTCATCATCCACGAGCCGGAACCGGTGAAGATCGAGGTGGGCGACACCGGCGAGCCGGAGCTGGTGATCCAGTTCCAGTATCGCCCGGATCCCGAGAAGACGGGCCAGGACGGGACATGGCGAAAGAAGCGCGTGGTCGATGCGGCCAAGAAGGTGAAAGAACTGCTGCATAAGCTGGAGGGCGGGGACGACTATGTGACCGCCCTGATGACACCGGCGCCGACCGAGGCCGAGAAGGACCGGACGCTGCTGGAGAAATATCTCACCCACTACACCGGCCGGAACAGTATGGATTACTTCATCCACAAGGATCTGGGCGGGTTCCTGCGGCGCGAGCTGGACTTCTACATCAAGAACGAGGTCATGCGGCTGGACGACATCGAGTCCGGCGATGTGCCGCGGGTGGAAGCCTACCTCGCCAAGGTCAAGGTGTTGCGCCGCATCGCGCGGCACCTGATTGACTTCCTCGCCCAGCTTGAGGACTTTCAGAAGCGGCTGTGGCTGAAGAAAAAGTTCGTTGTCGATACGCATTACTGCATCACGCTCGACCGTATCGCGGAGGAATTCTATCCGGAGATTGCGGCCAACGACGTGCAGCGTGAACAGTGGGTTCAGCTTTTCGCCATCGATCAGCTCGACAATTACTCGGTGCCCCTAACAGTTGAATTCCTGCAAGAGAACGAAAAGCTTCTTCTGGATACCGCTCTTTTTGAGGCCGATTTCAGAGATCGTGTAGTTTCAGAAATTCAAGATATCGACGCCGAACAAATCGGGCAGCTTCTGCACTCTGATAATTTTCAGGCTCTGAGGGTTCTAAAAGAGAAACTTAAGAGCGGCGTCAAGTGTATCTATATCGATCCGCCATACAACACCGACAGCAGTTCCATTCCATACAAGAACAGCTATAAGCATTCGTCTTGGGCAACACTGATGCACGACAGACTTCATGCGATGAAGCCGTTGTTGCCTGAGAATGGCGCGATTTTTGTGAGTATCGACAAGGCCGAGAGAACGGTACTTGAGCATGCAATGGATGCGGTCTTCGGTCCGGAGAACCGGATTGAAGAGCTGATCTGGTCGATGAACACCAATAATAGCCAAGTTCCAAACTATTCGACCAACCACGAATACGTTTTGGTTTACGCGAAGGACAAGCCAACCGCTGAGAAAGACCGGAACATGTTCAGAGAACCCAAGCCGGGTTATCTGGAAGTGATGGAGCTTATAGCAGCTCTGAACGCAGATTACCCGCCGATCTCGGAAATTGAAGAGGCAATCAAGAAATTATACAACGATCACAAAATCGCTTATCGCGAAGAAATTGAAGCGCAAGGTCTTGACTGGGAGGACCTTCAGAAGGACGACCCGTGGAAGGGACTGTTTAACTATAAGAATGCAGAATATCGCGATGCTGATGGGAAGATCGTTGACGAGTCTGTTGCTAGAGAGCTTCAAGCGCAGATCTGGGTCTTCAGGGAGTCTGACCTCGCACTACCAGCGACCAAACAAGCCGCAAGTACACGTGATCCCAAGAGCCCTAACTATCGATTCTATTCCGCCAATCATCCAATAACAGGAAAGCCGGTCACAATGCCCAAGAGTGGCTGGAAGTTTCCGTATGACCGAGCGGAGGATGACACAAATCGAACAACACTTAAGACGTTGGACGAGGACGGGCGTATTGCATGGGGCGACACCGAAGCCAAGGTTCCCCAAATCAAGAGAATGCTCCATGAAGTCGAAACAAACGTCGGAAAGAGTATTTTTGTAGATTATTCGGACGGGGAAAAGCAAACCTCTGCGATGTTTGGTCAGTCTGGTATTTTTCTTGCGCCGAAGCATGCTGATTTTGTTTCTCGTTTCATAACGCACGCGGCAGAAAAAGACTCGACGATCCTTGATTGTTTCGGCGGCTCGGCAAGCACTGGGCATGCCGTGATATCGCTGAACAGAGCTGATCACGGCTCCCGCAAGTTCTGTCTGGTTGAGATGGGCGAATATTTTGATACGGTTACGCGACCGAGAATGCAGAAGGCAATCTACGCGTCACAGTGGCGGGACGGGAAACCGCTTTCGAACGACGGCTTGTCCGCTCTGTTCAAATATGTTCGGCTCGAAAGTTACGAAGATGCCTTGAACAACCTTACGCTCCTCCCCGGGACCGACTTCAAGGGGGCCAAAGGCGACTTCGCACGCGACTACATGCTTCGCTACTGGCTCGATTTCGAGACCAAGGGCAGCCCGTCGCTCCTGAACATCGAATGGTTCGACGATCCGACCGCCTACAAGCTGAAAATCAAGAAGCCCGGCACGGACGAGTATGTCGAGAAGTCCGTGGACCTGGTCGAGACGTTCAATTGGCTGATCGGCCTGCATGTCGAGCATCTGGACCGTTGGCGCGGCTATGACGCCGCCTTTAAGCGCGAGGTCGATCCCGAGCTGCCGGGGGACACGAACACCCGGCTGATGCTCGACGGCGCGCTGAAGGAGACGGATGACGGCGCCTGGCGCTTCCGTAAGGTCGAGGGCTACACCCTGCGCACCCCCGGCGATCACAACGATCGCGAAAGGGCGTTGGTGGTCTGGCGGAAGCTCACCGGCGATCTCGAGCAGGACAACCTGATGCTGGACGAGTGGTTCCGGAAGTACCGCCTCTCAGCGCAGGACACCGAGTTCGACGTGATGTACGTGAACGGCTCCAACAACCTGTTCAACCTCCGCAAGGACGAGGAGACCTGGAAGGTGCGCCTCATCGAGGAAGCCTTCCACCAGGCGATGTGGGACGTGGAGGGCTGA